One genomic segment of Chitinophagales bacterium includes these proteins:
- a CDS encoding ABC-F family ATP-binding cassette domain-containing protein, whose amino-acid sequence MHYLSAEKLSKVFAEKPIFTDLTFHISKGDKICLVAANGSGKTTLLKILAGKEVPESGKVWIHKDVRLSFLDQDPELEENKTVLENIFSHNHPVVQAVKEYELLAEAATDSDALQHAMGKMDELNAWNFESLVHQVLNKLNIHRLEQPVAKLSGGQRKRLALAKVLIDLSFFEQHTLLVLDEPTNHLDFEMIDWLSHFLSAENNTLLLVSHDRYFLDEVCNEVWELENGNLYFHQGDYAYYLVKKVEREIAENASIEKAQNRFRKELEWMRRQPKARTTKSKSRIDAFYEVEEKAHSGKKHEQLQLQVKMTRLGGKILEFKKVYKAFGERIILKGFDYTFKRGERIGIIGKNGTGKTTFLNMIMNMESADSGKINQGETVVFGYFSQTGIQLKEDQRVIEFVKNIAEHFPLADGTKVMAGQFLQRFLFTPEQQFSFISKLSGGERKRLQLLSVLYQNPNFLILDEPTNDLDLVTLQVLEEFIQSYEGCLLLVSHDRYFMDKLVDHLFVFEGNGEITDFPGNYTQYRNEVLASKSTKSEPKAIAEPTTTQAKPEQHTTKRKLSFKEKNEFEKLEKELPALENRKATLNEQIAAGNLPYENLQPLLDELATITIELENKELRWLELSEIA is encoded by the coding sequence ATGCATTACTTAAGTGCTGAAAAGCTCAGCAAGGTTTTTGCCGAAAAACCAATTTTCACAGATCTCACATTCCATATTTCTAAAGGCGATAAAATTTGTTTGGTAGCAGCCAACGGTAGCGGTAAAACTACATTGCTAAAAATTTTAGCAGGAAAAGAAGTACCCGAAAGCGGTAAAGTTTGGATTCATAAAGATGTAAGGTTGAGTTTCTTAGACCAAGATCCTGAGTTGGAAGAAAACAAAACCGTGTTGGAAAATATCTTTAGCCACAACCATCCGGTAGTGCAAGCAGTAAAAGAATACGAGCTACTTGCCGAAGCTGCTACCGACAGCGATGCGCTCCAACACGCTATGGGCAAAATGGACGAACTGAATGCATGGAATTTTGAAAGTTTGGTTCATCAGGTATTGAATAAATTAAACATACACCGATTAGAGCAACCCGTTGCCAAACTAAGCGGAGGACAGCGCAAACGCTTAGCCTTGGCAAAAGTACTCATAGACCTTTCCTTTTTTGAGCAGCACACACTGTTGGTATTAGACGAGCCAACCAACCACCTCGATTTTGAAATGATAGACTGGCTCAGTCATTTTCTTTCGGCAGAAAACAACACCCTGCTGCTGGTATCGCACGACCGCTACTTTTTAGATGAAGTATGTAACGAAGTATGGGAACTGGAAAACGGCAACCTCTACTTTCACCAAGGCGATTACGCTTACTACTTAGTAAAAAAAGTAGAGCGTGAAATTGCCGAAAATGCCAGTATTGAAAAGGCGCAAAACCGCTTTAGAAAAGAATTGGAATGGATGCGCAGGCAACCCAAAGCACGCACTACAAAATCGAAAAGCCGTATTGATGCTTTTTATGAAGTAGAAGAAAAAGCACACTCGGGCAAAAAACATGAACAGCTGCAATTACAAGTAAAAATGACTAGGCTTGGCGGCAAAATTTTAGAGTTTAAAAAGGTGTATAAAGCCTTTGGCGAGCGCATTATACTCAAAGGATTCGATTACACATTTAAACGTGGAGAACGCATTGGTATTATTGGAAAAAACGGTACCGGGAAAACCACTTTCCTAAATATGATTATGAATATGGAAAGTGCCGATTCGGGAAAAATAAACCAAGGCGAAACCGTTGTATTTGGCTACTTTTCGCAAACCGGTATCCAATTAAAAGAAGACCAACGTGTAATAGAATTTGTAAAAAATATTGCCGAACACTTTCCACTTGCCGATGGCACTAAAGTAATGGCAGGTCAATTTTTACAACGCTTTTTATTTACACCCGAACAGCAGTTTTCGTTCATAAGTAAACTAAGCGGAGGTGAGCGCAAGCGCCTACAATTGCTGAGTGTGTTATACCAAAACCCCAATTTTTTAATACTGGATGAACCTACCAACGATTTAGATTTGGTTACCCTTCAAGTATTAGAAGAGTTTATACAAAGCTACGAAGGCTGCCTGCTATTGGTTTCGCACGATCGCTACTTTATGGATAAATTGGTAGATCACCTTTTTGTGTTTGAAGGCAATGGTGAAATTACCGATTTTCCGGGTAACTACACACAATACAGGAATGAAGTGCTGGCTTCTAAGAGCACTAAAAGCGAGCCTAAAGCAATTGCGGAGCCAACAACCACTCAAGCAAAGCCTGAACAACACACTACTAAGCGCAAGCTATCTTTTAAAGAAAAAAATGAGTTTGAGAAATTAGAAAAAGAACTACCTGCTCTCGAAAACCGCAAAGCAACTCTAAACGAACAAATTGCTGCCGGCAACTTACCTTACGAAAACCTACAACCGCTTTTAGACGAATTGGCTACCATTACCATAGAATTAGAAAATAAAGAACTGCGCTGGCTAGAGCTAAGCGAAATAGCTTAA